A single window of Cellulomonas sp. NTE-D12 DNA harbors:
- a CDS encoding TetR/AcrR family transcriptional regulator has product MSAVPPVDGDSAASVPAPPAGRAAGPRMRRDQRRDQLLTIAQQLFASEGYHHVSMDDIADRALVSKPVLYRHFPSKLDLYLAVVDACGEDLLTTMDRALEPVQHGQATDGRDVVAAIVRAYISFVEVAGEASSLLFESDVTRDPGVRARVERASVSTGTRIAEALQQAAGLGPAEAATVSAALVTMAQGAAVHRLRHAGTLTAEATTDLVSRLAWGGVGGLITDVSRPAGSTAPTRVGTTDAAPHGAEAAEAADPGPSPATT; this is encoded by the coding sequence ATGAGCGCCGTCCCGCCCGTCGACGGGGACTCGGCCGCCTCCGTGCCGGCACCGCCGGCGGGCCGCGCCGCGGGTCCGCGGATGCGCCGCGACCAGCGCCGCGACCAGCTGCTGACCATCGCGCAGCAGCTGTTCGCCAGCGAGGGCTACCACCACGTGTCGATGGACGACATCGCCGACCGCGCGCTGGTCAGCAAGCCGGTGCTGTACCGGCACTTCCCGTCCAAGCTCGACCTCTACCTGGCGGTGGTGGACGCCTGCGGCGAGGACCTGCTGACCACCATGGACCGCGCGCTCGAACCGGTGCAGCACGGCCAGGCGACGGACGGTCGCGACGTCGTCGCCGCCATCGTGCGGGCGTACATCTCCTTCGTCGAGGTCGCGGGCGAGGCGTCCAGCCTGCTGTTCGAGTCCGACGTCACCCGCGACCCCGGCGTCCGGGCCCGGGTCGAGCGGGCCTCCGTCTCCACCGGGACGCGCATCGCCGAGGCGCTGCAGCAGGCCGCCGGCCTCGGGCCTGCGGAGGCCGCGACCGTGTCCGCCGCCCTGGTGACGATGGCGCAGGGAGCGGCGGTGCACCGCCTGCGCCATGCCGGCACGCTGACGGCGGAGGCGACCACGGACCTCGTCTCCCGGCTGGCGTGGGGCGGCGTGGGCGGCCTGATCACGGACGTGTCGCGGCCCGCCGGGAGCACGGCGCCGACCCGGGTCGGGACGACGGACGCGGCGCCCCACGGTGCCGAGGCGGCCGAGGCCGCCGACCCGGGGCCCTCGCCCGCCACCACCTAG
- a CDS encoding DUF3107 domain-containing protein, with protein MDITIGVQNLPREITLESDQTSDEVAAAVAAALAGKAALELVDSKGRRVIVPTATLGYVEIGAESRPRVGFGTI; from the coding sequence GTGGACATCACGATCGGCGTGCAGAACCTGCCCCGGGAGATCACGCTCGAGTCCGACCAGACGTCGGACGAGGTCGCCGCCGCCGTCGCCGCCGCGCTTGCCGGCAAGGCGGCGCTGGAGCTGGTGGACAGCAAGGGACGACGGGTCATCGTGCCGACCGCGACCCTCGGCTACGTCGAGATCGGCGCGGAGTCCCGGCCGCGGGTCGGCTTCGGCACCATCTGA
- a CDS encoding ferritin-like fold-containing protein — protein sequence MTADAAVPAPQTSAPASAATQAADAGTQAADAVELLGLVAQVAHTEFVRLAADSQAAPSIEQRLALSRCAAECVQGRDRVLDRIAELGGDPVAAMARHEHVMDDFDARTAPGSWWERLLTAYVGYGVADDFCRLAAEGLDERSRTLVLEVLGAGSPAELAAAELDAASAQDTVLAARLALWGRRLVGESLSVVQRLLAQRPALERLLHAARSGHGPESAEAEPTTTNARPRAGESAAVLGELTAEHTRRMNRLRLTA from the coding sequence ATGACCGCCGACGCAGCCGTCCCCGCCCCGCAGACGTCCGCCCCGGCGTCCGCCGCGACCCAGGCCGCCGACGCCGGGACCCAGGCCGCCGATGCGGTGGAGCTGCTGGGCCTCGTCGCGCAGGTGGCGCACACCGAGTTCGTCCGCCTCGCCGCCGACTCCCAGGCGGCGCCCTCGATCGAGCAGCGCCTGGCGCTCAGTCGGTGCGCCGCCGAGTGCGTCCAGGGGCGTGACCGGGTGCTCGACCGGATCGCCGAGCTCGGTGGCGACCCGGTGGCGGCGATGGCGCGGCACGAGCACGTGATGGACGACTTCGACGCCCGGACGGCGCCGGGGTCGTGGTGGGAGCGACTCCTCACCGCGTACGTCGGCTACGGCGTCGCCGACGACTTCTGCCGGCTCGCCGCCGAGGGGCTGGACGAGCGCTCGCGCACCCTCGTCCTCGAGGTGCTCGGTGCGGGGTCGCCCGCGGAGCTGGCGGCTGCGGAGCTGGACGCCGCGTCCGCGCAGGACACGGTGCTGGCTGCTCGGCTGGCGCTGTGGGGCCGGCGTCTGGTCGGTGAGTCGCTCAGCGTGGTGCAGCGGCTGCTGGCGCAGCGGCCCGCGCTGGAGCGGCTGCTGCACGCGGCGCGCAGCGGGCACGGGCCGGAGTCCGCGGAGGCGGAGCCGACGACGACGAACGCACGGCCCCGGGCCGGCGAGAGCGCCGCGGTGCTCGGTGAGCTGACGGCCGAGCACACCCGGCGGATGAACCGGCTGCGCCTCACCGCCTGA
- a CDS encoding DEAD/DEAH box helicase codes for MLTAADAVATPVGAYSRASSSVQAVDASFADFDIRPETVAALASHGITHPFPIQAMTLPVALAGHDIIGQAKTGTGKTLGFGIPLLEHVIAPDEDGYADLTAPGKPQALVVVPTRELAVQVAGDLAMAAATRKVRIVQVYGGRAYEPQVEALARGAEVVVGTPGRMIDLLTQRSLILSHARTVVLDEADEMLDLGFLPDVERLLGATSASRHTMLFSATMPGAVVAMARRYMSQPTHIRASDPDDDSKTVKNIHQVAYRAHALDKVELLARILQARGRGLTIVFARTKRTAAKVADELNERGFAAGAIHGDLGQGAREQALRAFRHGKVDVLVATDVAARGIDVEDVTHVINYQCPEDEKIYLHRTGRTGRAGHKGTAVTFVDWDDVPRWGLIDKALELGIPEPVETYSSSAHVREDLDVPEGITGRLPKSQQTREGLAAEVLEDLGETGKHGGAPKHDGPRGRGGRGDGPRGEGGRGERSRQRSGGRSEGRSQGRGDDERTRASDAAPATAGAAPVSGEATSADETRKRRSRNRRRTRGGRPVEGAAGATAEAGSES; via the coding sequence ATGCTCACCGCCGCGGACGCCGTCGCGACGCCCGTCGGCGCCTACTCCCGCGCGTCCTCCTCCGTGCAGGCCGTCGACGCCTCGTTCGCCGACTTCGACATCCGCCCCGAGACCGTCGCCGCGCTCGCGTCGCACGGCATCACGCACCCGTTCCCCATCCAGGCGATGACGCTGCCGGTCGCGCTCGCCGGCCACGACATCATCGGCCAGGCGAAGACGGGCACCGGCAAGACCCTCGGCTTCGGCATCCCGCTCCTCGAGCACGTGATCGCGCCCGACGAGGACGGCTACGCCGACCTGACCGCGCCCGGCAAGCCGCAGGCGCTCGTCGTCGTCCCGACCCGCGAGCTGGCCGTCCAGGTGGCCGGCGACCTCGCGATGGCGGCCGCGACCCGCAAGGTCCGCATCGTGCAGGTGTACGGCGGCCGTGCCTACGAGCCGCAGGTCGAGGCGCTCGCCCGCGGTGCCGAGGTGGTCGTCGGCACCCCCGGCCGCATGATCGACCTGCTCACGCAGCGCAGCCTGATCCTGTCCCACGCCCGCACGGTGGTGCTGGACGAGGCCGACGAGATGCTGGACCTCGGCTTCCTCCCCGACGTCGAGCGGCTGCTCGGCGCCACCTCCGCCAGCCGCCACACCATGCTGTTCTCGGCCACCATGCCGGGCGCGGTCGTCGCGATGGCCCGCCGGTACATGAGCCAGCCGACGCACATCCGCGCCAGCGACCCGGACGACGACTCCAAGACCGTCAAGAACATCCACCAGGTCGCCTACCGCGCCCACGCGCTGGACAAGGTGGAGCTGCTCGCGCGGATCCTGCAGGCCCGCGGCCGTGGCCTGACCATCGTGTTCGCGCGGACCAAGCGGACCGCCGCCAAGGTGGCGGACGAGCTGAACGAGCGCGGCTTCGCCGCCGGCGCCATCCACGGCGACCTCGGCCAGGGTGCCCGGGAGCAGGCGCTGCGCGCCTTCCGCCACGGCAAGGTCGACGTGCTGGTCGCGACCGACGTCGCGGCCCGTGGCATCGACGTCGAGGACGTCACGCACGTCATCAACTACCAGTGCCCCGAGGACGAGAAGATCTACCTGCACCGCACCGGCCGCACCGGCCGCGCCGGGCACAAGGGCACCGCGGTGACCTTCGTCGACTGGGACGACGTGCCGCGCTGGGGCCTGATCGACAAGGCGCTCGAGCTCGGCATCCCCGAGCCGGTGGAGACCTACTCCTCCTCGGCGCACGTGCGCGAGGACCTCGACGTCCCCGAGGGCATCACCGGACGGCTGCCGAAGTCGCAGCAGACCCGCGAGGGCCTGGCGGCGGAGGTGCTCGAGGACCTGGGTGAGACCGGCAAGCACGGCGGCGCCCCGAAGCACGACGGACCTCGCGGCCGCGGTGGCCGTGGCGACGGTCCTCGCGGCGAGGGTGGTCGCGGCGAGCGGAGCCGGCAGCGCTCCGGCGGTCGGTCCGAGGGCCGGTCGCAGGGACGGGGTGACGACGAGCGCACCCGCGCGTCGGACGCCGCACCTGCCACTGCGGGCGCAGCCCCCGTGAGCGGCGAGGCAACGTCCGCCGACGAGACGCGCAAGCGTCGGTCGCGCAACCGTCGGCGCACGCGTGGCGGCCGCCCGGTCGAGGGCGCCGCGGGCGCCACGGCGGAGGCCGGCTCCGAGAGCTGA
- a CDS encoding MarC family protein: MRAVLNVQLLLSAFVTLFVIMDPPGTVPIFLVLTGAMNRAQRVRAARQAILVAFGVIVGFALFGQQLLTYLHVSLPALQAAGGLLLLVVAMELLTGKMDDEPAPDVARGNIAMVPLGTPLLAGPGAIVATMVFAQQARTAGDWIAIALAVVGVHICLYLAMRFANAIHRVLGDSGTMLVSRIAGLLLAAIAAQLLADAVLTFARQV, translated from the coding sequence GTGAGGGCCGTGCTGAACGTCCAGCTGCTGCTGTCGGCGTTCGTCACGCTGTTCGTGATCATGGACCCGCCCGGGACCGTGCCGATCTTCCTCGTGCTGACCGGCGCGATGAACCGCGCGCAGCGGGTGCGGGCGGCACGGCAGGCGATCCTCGTCGCGTTCGGCGTGATCGTCGGGTTCGCGCTGTTCGGCCAGCAGCTGCTGACGTACCTGCACGTCTCGCTGCCTGCCCTGCAGGCGGCGGGCGGTCTGCTGCTCCTGGTGGTGGCGATGGAGCTGCTCACCGGGAAGATGGACGACGAGCCGGCGCCGGACGTCGCCCGCGGCAACATCGCGATGGTGCCGCTGGGCACCCCGCTGCTGGCCGGTCCCGGTGCGATCGTCGCGACGATGGTGTTCGCGCAGCAGGCGCGCACCGCGGGCGACTGGATCGCCATCGCGCTGGCCGTGGTCGGCGTGCACATCTGCCTCTACCTGGCGATGCGGTTCGCCAACGCGATCCACCGGGTGCTCGGTGACTCGGGGACCATGCTGGTCAGCCGGATCGCCGGTCTGCTGCTCGCGGCGATCGCGGCGCAGCTGCTCGCGGACGCCGTGCTGACGTTCGCCCGGCAGGTCTGA
- a CDS encoding PHP domain-containing protein, with protein sequence MRIDLHTHSSASDGTGSPSQVVRDARAAGLDVVGLTDHDTTSGWAEAAHEAERAGVALVRGTEVSALAGGVSVHLLSYLQDPTAPVLADVLARTRDSREHRAERMVARLAAGGVPVTWADVLLQAKDAVAVGRPHIADALVELGVVPDRSAAFVDLLSARGPYYVGYAAPTAVDAVRAVVAAGGVPVFAHPGADGRGRVVADDVIEELAEAGLVALEVDHRDHSPAQRDRLRALANRLGLLVTGSSDYHGAGKPNALGENLTDPAVLAAIEERGSMPVVRP encoded by the coding sequence GTGCGCATCGACCTCCACACGCACTCGTCGGCATCGGACGGGACGGGCTCACCGTCGCAGGTGGTCCGCGACGCGCGGGCGGCGGGCCTGGACGTGGTAGGCCTGACGGACCACGACACGACGAGCGGTTGGGCCGAGGCGGCGCACGAGGCGGAGCGCGCGGGCGTCGCGCTGGTGCGGGGCACCGAGGTGTCGGCGCTCGCGGGCGGTGTCAGCGTGCACCTGCTCAGCTACCTGCAGGACCCGACGGCGCCGGTGCTCGCCGACGTGCTGGCCCGCACGCGGGACTCCCGGGAGCACCGGGCGGAGCGGATGGTGGCACGGCTCGCGGCCGGCGGCGTGCCGGTGACCTGGGCCGACGTGCTGCTGCAGGCGAAGGACGCGGTGGCCGTCGGCAGGCCGCACATCGCCGACGCGCTTGTGGAGCTGGGCGTCGTGCCCGACCGGTCCGCCGCCTTCGTCGACCTGCTGTCCGCCCGGGGTCCGTACTACGTCGGCTACGCCGCGCCGACCGCCGTCGACGCGGTGCGAGCGGTCGTCGCCGCCGGCGGGGTGCCGGTGTTCGCGCACCCCGGTGCCGACGGCCGCGGCCGGGTGGTGGCGGACGACGTCATCGAGGAGCTGGCCGAGGCGGGCCTGGTGGCGCTCGAGGTGGACCACCGGGACCACAGCCCGGCGCAGCGCGACCGCCTGCGGGCGCTGGCGAACCGACTCGGGCTGCTGGTCACCGGGTCGAGCGACTACCACGGTGCCGGCAAGCCGAACGCGCTGGGGGAGAACCTCACCGACCCGGCGGTGCTGGCCGCGATCGAGGAGCGGGGGAGCATGCCGGTGGTCCGGCCGTGA
- a CDS encoding NADH-ubiquinone oxidoreductase-F iron-sulfur binding region domain-containing protein, whose protein sequence is MSIRTPLTLASIEPDAGLRAALALDPAGVVATVTDSGIKGRGGAGFPTGRKWALAAGAPAPDGVRYVVCNADEGEPSTFKDRVLLDELPDLVFEGMTIAAYAIGAHEGICYLRGEYVYLLDALEACLARRREAGLLGDDVLGSGFSFDVRVFLGAGAYVCGEETALIESLEGRRGEARSRPPFPVVRGYNGAPTVVNNVETFAWTAAILARGADWFAAIGTDRSTGPKLLSVSGDVQHPGIYEFPLGVPIATVLEAAGGADAKAVIVGGAAGTCVPRRDFGRAISYEDVSTGGAVIVLGPWRDLLEVAENLQWFFVNESCGQCTPCRVGSLKLLEGIRRLRRGECTRQELADLVSLGGTMQIASKCGLGQAAPNVFLSLVSSLEQEMLSHIPAGAR, encoded by the coding sequence GTGAGCATCCGCACCCCCCTGACCCTGGCGTCGATCGAGCCCGACGCCGGCCTGCGAGCCGCCCTGGCGCTCGACCCGGCGGGGGTGGTGGCGACCGTCACGGACTCGGGGATCAAGGGCCGTGGCGGTGCCGGGTTCCCCACCGGCCGCAAGTGGGCCCTCGCCGCCGGTGCGCCGGCGCCGGACGGCGTGCGCTACGTCGTGTGCAACGCCGACGAGGGCGAGCCGTCCACGTTCAAGGACCGCGTGCTGCTGGACGAGCTGCCGGACCTGGTGTTCGAGGGCATGACGATCGCGGCCTACGCGATCGGCGCGCACGAGGGCATCTGCTACCTGCGCGGCGAGTACGTCTACCTGCTCGACGCCCTCGAGGCGTGCCTCGCCCGACGCCGGGAGGCCGGGCTGCTCGGCGACGACGTGCTGGGCTCCGGCTTCTCCTTCGACGTGCGGGTGTTCCTCGGCGCCGGCGCGTACGTGTGCGGCGAGGAGACGGCGCTGATCGAGAGCCTCGAGGGCCGTCGCGGCGAGGCGCGCAGCCGCCCGCCGTTCCCGGTGGTGCGCGGGTACAACGGGGCGCCCACCGTGGTGAACAATGTCGAGACCTTCGCCTGGACGGCGGCGATCCTCGCGCGCGGCGCCGACTGGTTCGCGGCGATCGGCACCGACCGGTCCACCGGCCCCAAGCTCCTCAGCGTGTCCGGCGACGTGCAGCACCCCGGCATCTACGAGTTCCCGCTCGGCGTGCCGATCGCCACCGTCCTGGAGGCGGCAGGTGGGGCGGACGCCAAGGCGGTGATCGTCGGCGGCGCGGCCGGCACGTGCGTGCCGCGTCGCGACTTCGGCCGGGCGATCAGCTACGAGGACGTGTCCACCGGCGGCGCCGTCATCGTCCTCGGGCCCTGGCGCGACCTGCTCGAGGTGGCCGAGAACCTGCAGTGGTTCTTCGTCAACGAGTCGTGCGGCCAGTGCACCCCCTGCCGGGTCGGCAGCCTGAAGCTGCTCGAGGGCATCCGTCGGCTGCGCCGCGGCGAGTGCACGCGGCAGGAGCTGGCGGACCTGGTCAGCCTGGGCGGCACCATGCAGATCGCGTCCAAGTGCGGGCTGGGGCAGGCCGCACCGAACGTGTTCCTGTCCCTGGTCAGCAGCCTGGAGCAGGAGATGCTCAGCCACATCCCGGCCGGCGCACGGTGA
- a CDS encoding [FeFe] hydrogenase, group A: MTTTTTPGTATSTDTVRVVVDGIPVEVPVGSSILDAAHLAGRRVPTLCHHPDLPDVGICRVCLVEVVGQRALQASCAYPISEPVEIRTYSRRVRQARQTVVDLMLAEHYGSCQTCGRNGACELQDLAAEYGSDHYRFGRQTAPTRPFDLVGPSIVRDMNKCVHCTRCIRTCAQVQGVGALGVIGRGSSTTMSPYLTLPISDVVCINCGQCIDRCPTGALQEHDDTEAVWRAIEDPTKHVVIQTAPAPRAAMGEEFGLPPGTPVTWQLNTALRGIGFDKVFDTNFAADLTIIEEGTELLLRLYENLVLDDHSRPLPQFTSCSPGWIKYLEHRYPEAIGNLSSCKSPQQMFGAVIKGFYAQRAGVDPADVVSVSLMPCTAKKFEAARPEMVDSGYRDVDVSLTTRELARMIRECGIRLPDLPESDFDDPFGTASGSGVIFGATGGVMEAALRTVVELVTGRPVEELFDHADITPVRGFEDTRYTEITLPDQLGPVPAILAGKIPDFDWLRGVTLRLGVVHGTGNARKVMEDIAAGGLFSRCHFIEFMGCPGGCLGGGGQPVPTDATIRAARARAIYAEDAHYGETGRARKSHENPAVLRLYDELLTDGPNGPTAHHLLHTTYTPRGSFIAAGGTGKRSATREASR, encoded by the coding sequence ATGACCACCACCACGACACCGGGCACCGCGACGAGCACGGACACCGTGCGGGTCGTCGTCGACGGCATCCCCGTCGAGGTCCCCGTCGGCTCGTCGATCCTCGACGCCGCCCACCTCGCGGGCCGCCGCGTCCCCACCCTGTGCCACCACCCGGACCTGCCGGACGTCGGCATCTGCCGGGTCTGCCTCGTCGAGGTCGTCGGCCAGCGCGCGCTGCAGGCGTCGTGCGCGTACCCGATCAGCGAGCCCGTCGAGATCCGCACCTACAGCCGCCGCGTGCGCCAGGCCCGCCAGACGGTGGTCGACCTGATGCTCGCCGAGCACTACGGCTCCTGCCAGACCTGCGGCCGCAACGGCGCCTGCGAGCTGCAGGACCTGGCCGCCGAGTACGGCTCGGACCACTACCGGTTCGGCCGGCAGACCGCGCCGACGCGACCGTTCGACCTGGTGGGCCCGTCGATCGTGCGGGACATGAACAAGTGCGTGCACTGCACCCGCTGCATCCGCACGTGCGCACAGGTGCAGGGCGTCGGCGCGCTCGGCGTGATCGGCCGCGGCAGCTCGACGACCATGTCGCCGTACCTGACGCTGCCGATCTCCGACGTGGTGTGCATCAACTGCGGCCAGTGCATCGACCGCTGCCCGACGGGCGCCCTGCAGGAGCACGACGACACCGAGGCGGTGTGGCGGGCGATCGAGGACCCGACCAAGCACGTGGTGATCCAGACGGCACCGGCGCCCCGCGCCGCGATGGGTGAGGAGTTCGGCCTGCCGCCCGGCACCCCGGTGACGTGGCAGCTGAACACGGCGCTGCGTGGCATCGGCTTCGACAAGGTGTTCGACACCAACTTCGCCGCCGACCTGACCATCATCGAGGAGGGCACGGAGCTGCTGCTCCGCCTGTACGAGAACCTCGTCCTCGACGACCACAGCCGGCCGCTGCCGCAGTTCACCTCGTGCAGCCCGGGCTGGATCAAGTACCTCGAGCACCGGTACCCCGAGGCGATCGGCAACCTGTCCAGCTGCAAGAGCCCCCAGCAGATGTTCGGCGCGGTGATCAAGGGCTTCTACGCGCAGCGTGCGGGCGTCGACCCGGCGGACGTCGTCTCGGTGTCGCTGATGCCGTGCACGGCGAAGAAGTTCGAGGCGGCCCGGCCGGAGATGGTCGACTCGGGCTACCGCGACGTCGACGTCTCGCTGACCACGCGCGAGCTGGCCCGGATGATCCGCGAGTGCGGCATCCGGCTGCCGGACCTGCCGGAGTCGGACTTCGACGACCCGTTCGGCACGGCGTCGGGGTCCGGCGTGATCTTCGGGGCGACCGGCGGGGTGATGGAGGCCGCGCTGCGCACCGTCGTCGAGCTGGTCACGGGCCGGCCGGTCGAGGAGCTGTTCGACCACGCCGACATCACGCCGGTGCGCGGCTTCGAGGACACGCGCTACACCGAGATCACGCTCCCCGACCAGCTCGGACCGGTCCCGGCGATCCTCGCCGGGAAGATCCCCGACTTCGACTGGCTGCGCGGTGTGACGCTGCGGCTCGGCGTGGTGCACGGGACGGGCAACGCCCGGAAGGTGATGGAGGACATCGCCGCCGGCGGCCTGTTCAGCAGGTGCCACTTCATCGAGTTCATGGGCTGCCCGGGCGGCTGCCTGGGCGGCGGCGGCCAGCCCGTGCCGACCGACGCGACCATCCGCGCGGCGCGGGCACGCGCCATCTACGCGGAGGACGCGCACTACGGCGAGACGGGTCGGGCCCGCAAGAGCCACGAGAACCCCGCGGTGCTGCGGCTGTACGACGAGCTGCTCACCGACGGTCCCAACGGGCCGACGGCCCACCACCTGCTGCACACCACGTACACGCCACGCGGCAGCTTCATCGCCGCGGGCGGGACGGGCAAGCGGAGCGCGACGAGGGAGGCGTCCCGATGA
- a CDS encoding NAD(P)H-dependent oxidoreductase subunit E, producing MTGIPADVLEREADLVGAIDRLVAQHGARRSSLLPILEALREQRRQISDVAMQVVADRLGLPPVEVQGVVTFYHFLGTEPTGRHVVHLCRTISCAMAGMGAIAERLENELGIRFGETTDDGLVTLAWANCIGMCDRPPAILLDRQAIGRVTPDDACELVARLRAGSSDDTVGGTPVGNWSGDRGPDPRDDDAR from the coding sequence ATGACCGGCATCCCGGCCGACGTGCTGGAACGTGAGGCCGACCTGGTCGGCGCGATCGACCGGCTCGTGGCGCAGCACGGCGCCCGACGCAGCTCCCTGCTGCCGATCCTGGAGGCGCTGCGCGAGCAACGGCGCCAGATCAGCGACGTCGCCATGCAGGTGGTCGCCGACCGCCTCGGCCTGCCGCCCGTGGAGGTCCAGGGCGTGGTGACCTTCTACCACTTCCTCGGCACCGAGCCGACGGGCCGGCACGTCGTCCACCTGTGCCGGACGATCTCCTGCGCGATGGCGGGCATGGGGGCGATCGCCGAACGGCTCGAGAACGAGCTCGGCATCCGGTTCGGCGAGACGACGGACGACGGGCTCGTCACGCTCGCGTGGGCCAACTGCATCGGCATGTGCGACCGCCCGCCGGCGATCCTGCTGGACAGGCAGGCGATCGGCCGGGTGACGCCCGACGACGCGTGCGAGCTGGTCGCACGCCTCCGTGCAGGGTCGTCGGACGACACGGTCGGTGGGACGCCGGTGGGAAACTGGTCGGGTGACCGAGGACCTGACCCCAGAGACGACGACGCCCGCTGA
- a CDS encoding aminopeptidase P family protein → MTEDLTPETTTPADHPADQPLQDRGGNRSLRPSSAEFLRFVTSGWAPRPASTVTRAAVADLTPARRTALAAAFAGQRLVVPAGRAQVRSNDTDFRFRPHAAFAHLTGLGMEQEPEAVLVLHPVEDGTGEGGGSHRPVLYLRPLSGRDSEEFFADSARGEFWVGARPTLEDMATLTGVPTAHLDDLRDALAKDAGTDGVLLAVVPDVDEAVSQIVEEIRADEAAGKRRDERLAEALSELRLVKDAHEVEQMREAVATTIAGFEKVVRQLPAATTHRRGERVVEGTFIGHARQEGNDVGYATIAAAGEHATTLHWTDNDGTVRPGQLLLLDAGVEIDSLYTADVTRTLPVDGRFTDAQRKVYQAVLDAADAAFAVVRPGIRFREVHGAAMEVIADRLASWGLLPVSAAESLRPDAQFHRRWMVHGTSHHLGIDVHDCAQARVEMYLDGVVRAGMVFTIEPGLYFKSDDLLVPEELRGIGVRIEDDVLVTADGAENLSAALPRDPDAVEAWMAGLLA, encoded by the coding sequence GTGACCGAGGACCTGACCCCAGAGACGACGACGCCCGCTGACCACCCCGCCGACCAGCCGCTCCAGGACCGCGGCGGCAACCGCTCGCTGCGGCCGTCGTCGGCGGAGTTCCTCCGGTTCGTCACCTCCGGCTGGGCGCCTCGGCCGGCGAGCACGGTCACCCGGGCCGCGGTCGCGGACCTCACGCCGGCCCGCCGCACCGCGCTGGCCGCCGCCTTCGCCGGCCAGCGCCTCGTCGTGCCTGCGGGGCGCGCCCAGGTCCGGTCGAACGACACCGACTTCCGCTTCCGCCCGCACGCCGCGTTCGCCCACCTGACCGGGCTCGGCATGGAGCAGGAGCCGGAGGCCGTGCTCGTGCTGCACCCGGTCGAGGACGGCACCGGGGAGGGCGGCGGGAGCCACCGGCCCGTGCTGTACCTGCGTCCCCTGTCCGGCCGGGACAGCGAGGAGTTCTTCGCCGACAGCGCGCGCGGCGAGTTCTGGGTGGGCGCCCGGCCGACCCTCGAGGACATGGCGACGCTGACCGGCGTCCCCACCGCCCACCTCGACGACCTGCGGGACGCGCTCGCCAAGGACGCCGGCACCGACGGTGTGCTGCTGGCCGTGGTGCCGGACGTCGACGAGGCCGTGTCGCAGATCGTCGAGGAGATCCGCGCCGACGAGGCCGCGGGCAAGCGGCGCGACGAGCGGCTCGCCGAGGCGCTCTCGGAGCTGCGCCTGGTCAAGGACGCGCACGAGGTCGAGCAGATGCGCGAGGCCGTCGCCACGACGATCGCCGGGTTCGAGAAGGTGGTGCGGCAGCTGCCCGCGGCCACCACGCACCGGCGCGGCGAGCGCGTGGTCGAGGGCACGTTCATCGGGCACGCGCGGCAGGAGGGGAACGACGTCGGCTACGCGACGATCGCCGCCGCCGGCGAGCACGCGACCACGCTGCACTGGACCGACAACGACGGCACCGTGCGCCCGGGCCAGCTGCTGCTGCTCGACGCCGGCGTCGAGATCGACTCGCTCTACACCGCCGACGTCACGCGCACGCTGCCCGTCGACGGCCGCTTCACGGACGCGCAGCGCAAGGTCTACCAGGCGGTGCTGGACGCGGCCGACGCCGCGTTCGCCGTCGTGCGCCCGGGCATCCGGTTCCGCGAGGTGCACGGCGCCGCCATGGAGGTGATCGCCGACCGGCTCGCCTCCTGGGGGCTGCTGCCGGTCAGCGCCGCCGAGTCGCTGCGGCCGGACGCCCAGTTCCACCGCCGCTGGATGGTGCACGGCACCAGCCACCACCTCGGCATCGACGTCCACGACTGCGCGCAGGCGCGCGTCGAGATGTACCTCGACGGGGTCGTCCGGGCCGGGATGGTGTTCACCATCGAGCCGGGCCTGTACTTCAAGTCGGACGACCTGCTGGTCCCCGAGGAGCTGCGCGGCATCGGCGTCCGCATCGAGGACGACGTGCTGGTGACCGCGGACGGTGCCGAGAACCTGTCCGCGGCCCTGCCCCGCGACCCCGACGCCGTGGAGGCGTGGATGGCCGGCCTGCTGGCCTGA